CACCTTGCCTGCGGTTGATTGGCCGCCGACTGCAGTGAACAAAGTTTCGAATTCCGCTTTTGTTGGCAGGTGCCAGCCATCAGGGCAAGCCGTCGTCGCAGCCTCCCATGTGTAAAGGCGGCCGTACTTGGTGCAGTAGCTTGCACTGTCTTTGTAGCAGTAGCTGTTCGCAGTTTCGTAGTTGAGGTTCTGGGCCATCCATGTTTGCGTGCCGATGGTGACAGTCTTGTACGTCTGGCCGTCGCGGGAGTCGGTCATAGTTCCGGTGGACACACTTGTCTCGCTATCGCTCGACTGCGGTGTGACGCTGGATGACGACGATTTTGCTTCACTGCTGCTAGACACACTTGTCTCGCTATCGCTCGACTGCGGTGTGACGCTAGATGACGAACCATCCGACGGGCGAGTCGCAAAATCGCTGTCGTCATCGCCGCAGGCGACAAGCAGCAGAACGGAAACTGCCGCAGCAACAAAAGAAAATCCATGTTTCGCTTTTAGCATAACCTAACCTCTACCAGATAGTTTTGTTTCAGATAATCTATATAATTTTTCGACATCCACAAATGCAGAGGCCTATTCCACAAGGAAAAAAAGGAATTCCGGCAGCCGCCAGCCACCGGAATGGTATCATTTACAGGATTTTAGAGTCTTATTCGGTGAACGTGAACGGAATGGTCACCGTGGTGTTTCCAGATTTGACCTTGCTGAATGTCCAGCGACCGACAGCATTCTTGATTTCGCCATCGAATTCGCCGATACCCGTAGTGGACGAGACAACCGCGATGCTGATCACCTCGCCGCCCGGGGCAATCGTGAACTTGAGCGTCACCTTGCCTTCCAAGCCCGGTTTTTTCTTCAGGTACTTATTGTAGATATGGCGTAGTCCGGGTGTACGTGTGCGAACGACCTTCATGATATCGGAGGCAGATCGCGAGGAGTTCCCTGCACCCAGGTCGATATCGCGCACGGAAGGGGTCTTCATATTTCCCTTCATGGACTTCGTATTGATTCCACCACCCGAACCGCCGAACAGGTTTCCGAGCGCCCCATCGATTCCGCCGCCACCCCCAGAAGCGACAGCCTCGTTAAAGGCTCCATCGACCTTTCCGGCCCTCACGCCAATATGCGTTTTTCCCGTAGTCTGCAAGCCGTTCGTGTTCTTGAGGATTTTATCTATGTCTCTCGCGAACTTCTGGTCGTTCATGAGGTTGTATGCCGAAGCTGACGCGTTCTTGGTCATTGACGCGAGTTCCTTGAGGACGCCCCTTGTCTTGGGCGCGTTCGGTTTCCCCTGATTCTTGGGCTTGCCACCGCCGGGCCTGTTGTTCTTTTTTGCGATGTCTTTCGGTTTCTTATCCTGTTTCTTTTCCTGCTTTTTTTCTTCTTTCTTATCGGCGATGTCGATTTTCGTTTCGATTTCCAAACTGGAGGTTTTCTCGAACATCATATCGTCGATAATAACCTCGTATGTCGTGGCCCAGAAACTCAGAGCGAGCGCGACAAGAAGCGAGACGCCGGAGATGCGTCCGAGCCGCTTGTCGGAATCAGGCATGAGCGAAGCCACGAATTCTTCCGTGGTCTGTTTTTTCGGTTTCATGATTTTATCCTCCCCCTCTTGCGAGGGAATTGATGGTTTACGTTTTGTTTTGGGGGTGATTTTCTGGGGGTAATTTTTCAAGGTAAAAGGGGGCCTATCGCCTTGCGGTCAAGGCTTCAATTTTGCAAAAAAGCAATTTTCGTGAACAGGGCTTAACGGTCAAGCCTTGCACACAACGTAACGATGTACGGGGGATTTAGACGACAATCATCGAAGGAATTACTTTATCCACAACACCAGTCTCAACTCCGTTCCTTCACTCAGATTCAAGACAAATTGTTCTCTCTGATTTTAAACTATAAAGAAAAATCGGAACGGATTCACCCGAACGGGTAAACAAATTTTCAACATTTGAATTGTAAATTCCGACAAAAAGTGGCAGTACCAATAAGTACAAGGGCTGTGCGCGTTTTTGCTGATACGGTGAAGTCCTGCAACTTTACAAAAAGTTATTGCAAACAGATTTATTCCACCTTGTAGGCATATTTTGTTTACGTTCTAGTGTTTTAAACGGCTCTAGAGCGCACAACCAGGCCTGTCGCGGGCCGCAGGCATGGCCGTTTGTTATATTTTACGCACTATGAAGCTTTTACCGACCCCACCCGACTTGAACCGTATCGCGCGCCCGAACTGGATTGAAATCAATCTTGACGCACTCTGCAACAACATTCAATTCATCCGCAGCCAGATTCCGGCAAACACGAAGATTCTGTTGCCCGTGAAGGCCGACTCCTACGGGCACGGGAGCCTCGCCTGCTCGTTTGCCGCAAAGTTCGGCGGCGCGGACTACCTGGGCGTCGCCCACATCAGCGAGGGCATGCTGCTCCGCCAGTACGGTATGGACTTGCCTATCCTGGTGCTCGGCCCCTGCACTCCAGCAGACTTCGCCTACTTCGTGGAGTTCCAGCTTACTGCTGCCATCACGGACATCCGTACCGCAATGGCGTTCGACCAGTTCCTGAGCGAAACGGGTACGACCTGCAAGGCGCACCTCGCCATCGATACGGGCATGAACCGCTACGGTTTCGATGCCGAGGACTTCAACAACATCCGCGCGGCACTGAGCCTCAAGAGTCTGAAATTCGAGGGGATGTTCACGCACCTCGCCACGGCCGACATGCCGGGGAACCCGAAGACGGATATCCAGATACAGCGATTCACGCGACTCGTGGACGTGCTGGAAGCCGAAGGACTCCGCCCCGAAATCTGCCACTGCAGCAGTTCCGCAGGCACGCTCACGCGCCCCGAAAGCCACTTCGACATGGTACGCCCGGGCCTTGCGCTCTACGGCTACAACTGCATGGGGGCAGCACCCTCCCCGTGGCCCATCAAGCCCGTCATGAAAATCAAGAGCACCATCCGCCACATTCACGACGTGAAGCCCGGCGAGACGGTGAGCTACGGCGGCTACTGGATGGCACAGCAGCCCACCCGCATCGCGACCATCGCCATCGGTTACGGCGACGGCTACCTGCGCGGCGAATACAACAAGGGATTTGTCTTTATCCGCGGGCAGCTGTGCCCGATTCTCGGGCGCGTCTGCATGGACGCGACGATGGTCGACGTGAGCCACATTCCCGACGTGCAGGTCGGCGAAACTGTCGACGTGGTAAACGGCGAGCTCGACTTCCGCATTTCGATGGAAAGTGTCGCCGACGACCACCACACGATTCCGTACGAACTAACAAGCCGCGTGGCGCGCCGCCTGTACCGCAAGTACTTCTGGAAGAACCGCCTGGTGCGCTGGGATTACCTGAAGCAGGAATTCGGCGTGCAGGATTATAAAGAGTACCCGTTACGATAACCGTTCGCGCTACACTCGGATTTTAAATTACTCCGGTATGCGCTCACTCTCGCAACCGCCCTCGGTTAACACCCGAGGGCTTTGTTGCTCACAGCGATAACCGTTCGCGCTAAGTTCGCGTTTATCGCATATAAAAAAGGCTCCCGAGGGAGCCTTTTAATTTGTTTGCAAAACAGGACCTTAGAGGCGCTTGAGCACCGCGGCGGCGTGGTGGATAAAGCCTTCTTCGGTAGCGACGGCGGCAATGGCCTTCGCGTTCTTCTTGATGGCCTTCTCGCTGTAGCGGATGATGCTCATGCGCTTCAGGAAGTCGTACACGCCGAGCGGGCTGAAGAAGCGGCCCGTGCCGTTTGTCGGCAGCACGTGGTTCGGGCCCGCGAAGTAGTCGCCCACCGGCTCGCTGGACCACGGGCCGATAAACACGGCACCCGCATTTTCAATTTGCGCCGCCATGGATTCCGCTTCAGCGGTCATGACTTCCAAGTGTTCCGGAGCGATGCGGTTTGCGATTTCCACGCCGTCGAACCAGTCCTTCACCACGAGGATGCGCCCGAAGTTGCCGAGCACCTTCTCGAGGAGTTCGCGCTTCGGGGAATTTTCCACCTGGATATCCACGCAGGCGCTAATCATCTGGGCGGTTTCCATGTTGTCAGTAATGCAGATGGCCGCCTCGAAGCCGGAACCGTGTTCCGCCTGGCTAAGCAAGTCCGCAGCCACGAAGTCCGGATCGCAGGTGTTGTCGGCCATCACGAGCACTTCGCTGGGGCCAGCCACCATGTCGATATCCACGACGCCAAAAACTTCCTTCTTGGCGATTGCCGCAAACACGTTGCCCGGGCCCACAATCTTGTCGACACGTTCCACGACAGTCTTGCCCTTCGCATCCTTCGCGCCATAGGCAAGCAGGCCAATCGCCTGAGCACCGCCGATGTGGTAAACTTCGGTAATGCCGAGTTCCTGCAGCACGAATGCGACTGCGCGGTTGATTTCGCCCTTGATAGGAGTGACGACCACGATGTCTTCCACGCCGGCAACGAGAGCCGGGACCGCGTTCATGATGACGGTGCTCGGGTAGATGCCCGCACCACCCGGCACATAGAGGCCCACGCGCTTCATCGGGCGGATACGCTGGCCGAGCACGACGCCGTCGGCACCCTGCATGAGCCAGGATTCTTCCATCTGGTTCTTGTGGAAGTCGCGCACGTTCTTGATGGCCTGCTTCAGCGCCTTCTGCAGTTCCTTCGGGCACTTGGCGGCAGACTTCGCGATGGCCGAAACCGGCACGCGGATGTTCTTGCCCTTCAGGCCGTCGAACTTCTGGGCGTATTCCGTCGCCTTCGCGATGCCACCCTTCTTGATGTCGGCAAGGATCTGCATTACCTTGTCGTGAATTTCCTTGCTCGGGGCGACTTCGCGCCCGCAGATGCGTTCAATTTCTTGAGACTTTGGTGTAACCTTTACAATTTTCATAGTCTTTCTTTCCTGCTGTGTCATTCTGAGCGAAGAACCGAAGGTTCGTAGTCGAAGAATCTAGATCCTTCGACGCCCCTATCGCTACGCTCCAGGGTCGCTCAGGATGACGCTTCAATCATCTTTTACGTCTCGTGATATCGGCGAGGTTCCTCACCTTGCGGGCACTCAACTTCTTGGCCTTCGCCGGAGCGGGTTCCTCTTCCTTCGCGGCGCTTGCCTGCCCCGCAACCGCAACCGACTTCACGTCGATATGCTTGTACGCGCTCTCGATGACCTTGTTGTCCACGAGAATCTTGTACGTGAGCCCGTCCACGAACGCCATCCAGGAGGCCTCGATGATATTGCTCGAGACGCCGACCACGTTCCAGTAGCCCTTCTCGTCGCCAAACGTCGTCCACACGCGCACGGTAGCGTCAGATGCCACCTTGCTCCCGAGCACGCGCACCTTGTAGTCGTCGAGTTTGACCTTCGCCATGTTCGGGAAGAACGGGAGCAAGGCCTTGCGGAGAGCCGCGTCGAGAGCGTTCACCGGGCCATCGCCCTCGCTCACCTGATGGCTTATCTTGTCGCCAATCTGGAGCTTGACAGTCGCCTGCGAAACGGAAACGCCCTGAGTGGTCTTGTCTTCGATGACGCGGTAACCCAGAACCTTGAACGGCTCCTGCACCATGCCCAAGTGGCGGTACACGAGCAGCTTGAAGCTCGCCTCGGCGCTGTCGAAATGCCAGCCCGCGTTCTCGCGTTCCTTGATGAGCGTGAGCAGCTTGCCCACCACCGGGTCCTTCTTGTCGATGCCCGGCTTGATGGCCCTGAGCTTTTCCACCACGAGGGAACCACCCGCCTGGTCGCTCGTGACGAACACGCGGTCGTTGCCCACGGCATGCGGGTCGATATGCTCGAAACTGCGGCTCACCTTCATCACGCCGTCAATGTGGGCACCGCCCTTGTGCGCAAACGCCGCATCGCCCACGTACGGGGCGTGCACGTCGCTCGGCAGGTTCACAATCTGGTCCACGTTGCTGCTCAACTGGCGCAGCCTTGCAATCTTTTTCGCGGCAAAGAACTTCGCGCCCATCTTGAAATGGAGGTCTGCAGCGATGGTCGTGAGGTTCGCGTTTCCGCAACGCTCGCCGTAACCGTTCACCACGCCCTGCACCATCGTAGCGCCGCTCTTCACGGCAAACAGGCTGTTGCACACGCCCAGGCCAGAATCGTCATGGACATGGATTCCTATCGGAGTCGATATGCTCTTCTTGACTTCCTTGATAATCTCTTCGATTTCCCACGGCATGGTGCCACCGTTGGTATCACAAAGTACAATACAGTCCGCGCGGCCGCGCTCAGCAGCCTTCAACGTCTCGAGAGCATACTGCGGGTTCGCCTTGTAGCCGTCAAAGAAATGTTCCGCATCGTAAATCACCTCCTCGGAATGGTCCTTGAGGTAGTCGATGGTAGACTCGATCATGTCGAGGTTCTCCTCGAGCGTCGTGCGGATAACGTCCGTGACATGCAAATCCCAGCTCTTTCCAAAAATCGTCTTGACCGGGGCGTCCGACTTCACGAGCGCCTGCAGCAGCGGGTCCTTCTCGGGCAGCACCTTCGGGCGGCGCGTAGAACCGAATGCGGCAATCTTCGCGTGCTTCAGCTTGACTTCCTTGATCTTCTGGAAGAATTCCTCGTCGGTCGGGTTGCTCGGATTGGGCCAGCCCCCTTCAATGTAGTCAAAACCGAAATGGTCAAGAATTCGCGCAATCTGCAGCTTGTCGGCGAGAGAAAGGCTTATCTTGCGGTCTTGGTTACCGTCGCGGAGGGTTGTATCGTATAAAAAAACTTTCATGCGCACAAAGATAGAAAATAATGCTATTCCTTTTTGAAATATACCCTCTGCAAATCATAAGATATTTCATCTTTGTGCGCTTTGTAAAATAAGATTTTTATTGCAACGACATGCTTTAAGGCTTCGGAAAGATCCATCTTGGCCCCCCAACCACCTTGTTTAAACTTATTCCATGAATAACAATCACTCATAAGCGTAGAAGACGGAATCGCATGAACTTGGAAGAAATCATCATCAAGTGCAGATTTAAGAGAATCACCCATGTCAAGGACAATATAAATTGCATCTGAACTTGCGTGTTCAAAACAAATTCCCTCTCTCTCTGAAAGGTCTACGGCCTTATGTTCACCGTTTTCGTTCTCGTCGGCCAGCCAAAAACCGAGTTCTACAAAAGGTTTCCATCCGTTTTCGAGAGTATCATCCGAAAAATAGGCTGTCCCGTACAAACGACGTTCCATAGTGAGGTAATTATCAAGTGCATCTGGCGCGCCCCAGTCCACGACCTTATACTCGTCACCATCACGGTTCAAAGCAAAACGGGAATGTCCTCCATAAATAGAATCTGTGTGCAAGAACCAGAGACCCGCAGAACCTCTTCCGTTGTCGAAAGGAGTAATAACCCTTGTCATGGAACCATCCCACTCCAAGTCCACTCCTTTTTTATAGTCTATACACATTTCTAACTGACTCTTTTCCATGTGTACACCAGACTCATATCCTTTTTGATATAGGGCCGCGGAATCAGGATACTCGTCAAACCCGTTATCCTTCAAAAGTTGTTTAAATTCTTCCGTATAATACAGCGTTCCACTTTGGCACCTATAGGATTTTGTCATAATGACGGGAGTAGGCGGCATGGCAAAGCGTCGACTCTGAAGACGTGATTGATATGGCAACTGATTCCTAAGGCAGCCTTTCGTTATCTCGTCCAAGGTATCCAGACCATACAGCGAGTCAATAACGTCCTTGTAGTCGTTGCGACCTTTAGCAGATCCGTTTGTAAAATTCGAGTCCTGAAGGGAAAAAAGAGTTATACTTCCGAAATCCACAATACGTTCCATTATTTCACAGGTATCCGGAAGTGTGTCTCCATTTGTAAGGACATCTGGAAGATTTTCGCAAAGAGCAAAAACGGAATCCCTTATGTAATTGCTTACAGAATCAACCTTAGCCTCGAATGTTTCAAGCGTTTCGGCATATTCCCGAGAGAGTTTTTCCGAGCCATCACTGCAAAGAATCGTCTTTGGAACAGGATTATCACAAGGCGCTTCCAATGAAGAAATGGGATTCATAAACATCATAAGAGCGCCAGCCGCATTGGAAAAACATTTTCTTGACGCAGATGAATACACTTCCGTAGAATTGGCCTTTTCGAACAATAGGCGATCGGCACTTACACGTCCTTCACGCGAGATTCTTTCTTCTGTATAGGAACATTCGCAATAGTATTCCTTTACCGATTCTGCCCTGCAGTCTTCGTCAACCGTATTCAGCGCCGCGGCGACATTTCCGGATATTTTTCCCAACGCAACGATATTAAAGTTCTTTGAGTCCCAATTCCGCGAATTCGACTCAAACGAGAATCGTAAACCTTTCAGGTGCGCTAGCACATCCTCTAGCGACATAGAAGGGACTAAATTTTCGTCGAACGACGAACGTGCCCAAAATTTATTCCACGGGTAACATACTCCTTTTCCATTGCCTGCGCCTTGATTATCAACATTGGTCAAAAGAACCCCATACAAGGGCTCCCCTTCAGGCTGCCCGGCATCAAGTTCCATTCTCATCGGGCTGCCAAGGTACTCAATACAAATGCCTTGCATGTCAGTCGCATCAACACTTTCGAATTCGCCATTAGCGTTTTTTCCCGCAAAAGAAAATTCCAAGTAGCCATGGCTCGATTCTACGTAAAAAGGACGCAAGCCGAGCGAATCGGCGTCAACTTCGAATTCTTCAAAAATAACATTACCGCACATGCTCCCCTTGCACCGGTCAACGACTGGTGCAAGAGAAAGTGAATCATATTCTTCATTGACGGGAACACCCCAATTAAAATAAACATCACGGTCGTCATGCGGTTCAACTGACCAGTACCATATACCCGACGTATTTGTCCCGTTATCATACCCGGTCCTTACGCGGTATCCCGAAGTAGGATTCCACATTTCACCAGTCCAGTAGCAACCTTCGTACTCTGAAGGCAATGCGCCTTGTGCAGCATATCTTCGACAAAAGACACTCGGGGTTGGCTCTCCGACCGACGTATCACCATCGGCGGTGAACATGTTCGGTTCTTCACTGGAACCCGAAATCCTGCCATTATCCGACTCCGAAGAGCACGAAGCAAAGAAGGACATTGTCCATACAAACGCTATACAAGCTAGAAGTTTATTCATCTTTGGTCTCCTTTAATCTTTTCAAGTTCCACGTCAACGGAAAAAACTGTAAATTCAACCGGTAGATTTGGTCAATTTCTTCACACTCCGCAGCAATCGCAATAACCTTCCGGCGACATAAATCAATTTCCTGAGCAATGCGTTCATAACATTCCCTGTTTACGCCCAGCGTAACGCCCGATATACTTCGTTCTTCCGGAGAAAAGCGGTCAATAGATTCTGCGGCAAGCCCAAGCATCTCCCGCTGCATAGAACGCACTGCAAGCGCGAGACCTTCCCTGGATGCAGAAACTGACGTTTTCGTTTGGACATAATTTCCAACATCCGTTCTCTTTAGAAAGTCACACCGCATTAGGAACGAAAGAGATTGCAACACATCTGCCGCAGAGATCTTGTTGCAGCAAGCCGAGGCTATTTTTCCCGGAGTCGCACCGGGCATCAATGGAGCAAGTTCGCGAATCACCGAATTTTTCCACCCGTCATAGAATTCGATGGCATCCTTGTCTACTATACGCACCTTGTGCTCCGTGGCAATCGACTGCATCTCTTTCAGAAAATACAATTTGGATGCATCGGTCTTCGCATTATTGAAATTGACAAGAGCGCGAAAATACGTAACTTCATAACCGGCAAGCCCCATCGCGGATGCTACGCGCTCAATTGTCACACGACTCAAATTGCTCTTAGATTCACTTACCAATCTCAAATAAGTGGAAGACGAGAAACCGGCGGTTCGAGCGAATTCACGCCAGGAAAAGGCAGAACAGCGCTTGCGCTCTTTGTAAAAATCCTTAATAAGGAGATGATAATCCTGATACTCAACAATCGGTTTCATGTCCTGAAATATATATTCAAAAAAACATGATGTCAATATCAAATGACCCAAAATCTATAATTTTTAAATAAAAAACACAATTTTTATTTAAATTTTAAAAATTATTTTTCTATATGACCCAACCCATGTCATAAAGGCTTACAAAAAAAAATGCCCCGGCTCAATAGCCGTGGCATTTTTTTCAATTCTTTCGGGCTGGACTCGCAACGCCAAGCATGCTCGTCGTTGCAACGCTCGCCTTACTTGGCTTTCTTGCAAGCCTTCTTGCAGCCGCACTTCTTGGCAGCGGGCTTCTTGGCAGAAGCCTTGCAGAACTTCACGTAGGCAGCGAGGGTGTCGCAGAACACTTCGTCCGGGGTGTTGTCGCCGTTGATGCGGCTGATGATGGACTTGCTGTACTTGCCGAGCACCTTGGCGGTGGATTCCTTGTACACCTTGAGGCGGTTCTTGATAACGGCTTCGTCGGCGTCGTCCTTGCGGCCTTCGATCTTGGCGCGGTTCAGGAGGCGGGCCACGATGGTCTTCTCGTCCTTGATGTCGAGCACAAAAATGTGCTTCACGTCGACGACGGATTCGATGAGCTTGACCTGGGCAACCGTGCGGGGAATACCGTCGAGGAGGAGGGTATCCTTATCCGGGTTTACCTTGTTCGTATTGATGAGGCCTTCGATGAAGCGGCCGAAAATTTCGACAGTGGCTTCGTCCGGAACCAAGAGGCCCTTGCTGGAGTAAGAAGCGAGGAGCTTGCCGGATTCGCTGGAAGGAGCAATGCCACGGAAGATGTCGCCCGTGGAAATGTGCTTGAGGGAAGTGGTAGCAGCGAGCTTCGCGCCGACGGTACCCTTGCCGGAACCCGGTGCGCCGAAGATAAGAACTGCAGGAATTTTAGCCATTGTTAACCTCTTGGGTTTGATTGTTGAAATTTTTCGCGGTCAAAGATAGCTTTTTAGACGAAAGACGATAGACGAAAGACGAAAGAATTATAGATGATTATGACTGAATCTTCTCGCACTTGAAACTGAGCTTGCCGTTTTCGACGCCGATGCTTATCGTGGAGAAGTCCGTGAGGGTACCGAGCAGGAGCCCTTCGGCAATCGCGTCTTCCACGAGGTTCTGGATGGAACGGCGGATGGGTCGCGCCCCCAGGGTGGAATCGTAATTGTTGTTCACGATAAATTCCTTCGCCTCCTGGCTGATTTCCAGCAGGATTCCGCGATCGGAAATGTTCTTCTGGAGGAACCCCATCTGGATGTCCACGACGGAGACGAGGTCCTTCTTGCTCAAGGCACGGAACACTATCTGCTCGTCGATGCGGTTCAGGAATTCCGGAGAGAACACGCGCTTGACCTCTTCGCGGATGGCGTTTTCCATGCGCTCGTAGTCATCGGTCTCCCCTTCCTTGGTGAACCCCATGCCGCCGCTGTGGCGCACTTCGCGCGCACCCGCGTTACTCGTCATAATGATGATGGTGTTCTTGAAGTTGATCTTGCGGCCGTAACTGTCGGTAAGGATGCCGTCGTCGAGAATCTGGAGCAGGATGTTGTAGATATCCGGATGCGCCTTCTCGATTTCGTCGAGGAGCACCACGGAATAGGGTTTCTTGCGCACCTTCTCGGTGAGCTGTCCGCCGCCTTCCTCGAAGCCCACGTATCCCGGAGGAGCACCGATAAGGCGGGAAACGCTGTGCTTTTCCATGTACTCGCTCATGTCGATGCGGATCATGGATTCCTCGCTCCCGAACAGCGAGAGGCTCAGCACCTTCGCAAGTTCCGTCTTGCCCACGCCGGTAGGCCCGAGGAAGAGGAAACTGCCCATCGGGCGCTTGCTGCTGCGGATGCCCGCACGCGTACGGCGGATGGACTTGACAATCGCATCGACCGCGGCGTCCTGCCCGATAATGCGCTGCTTGATTTCTTCGCCGAGGTGCAGGAGTTTCTGCGTCTCTTCGCCGCCGAGGCGGCTCACGGGAATGCCCGTCATCTTGCTGATGCAGTCGCGGATGTCGCTCTCGTCCACGACAGGGGTCTCCTGCCCTTCTTCCTGCAGCTGCTTCCTGCGTTCCGCGATGGAACTCTGGAGTTCCTCCTCGCGGGCACGGCACTTGGCCGCATTCTCGTAATCCTGGTTCGCGACCGCCTCTTCCTTCTTCGAAAGGACTTCGGCAAGTTCAGATTCCATGTCGAGCAGGTCCTGCGGGACCTTGATGGAATTGAGCTTCACGCGCGCGCCCGTCTCGTCGAGCACGTCGATTGCCTTATCCGGCAAAAAACGCTCGCTGATGTAGCGTTCGGCAAGCGTCACCGCGGCACGGATGGCCTCGGGCGTGTAGTGCACCTTGTGGTGCTGCTCGTACTTCGGGCGCAGCCCCTCAAGAATCTGGATGGAATCTTCAGAATTAGGCGGATTCACGAGAATCGTCTGGAAGCGGCGCTCGAGTGCAGCATCCTTCTCGATGTACTTGCGGTATTCGTCAATCGTCGTCGCACCTATGCACTGCAGTTCACCACGCGCAAGCGCGGGTTTGAAAATATTGCTCGCATCGAGGCTGCCTTCCGCACCGCCTGCACCCACGATGGTGTGGAGTTCGTCGATGAAAAGAATCACGGAGTTGCTCACGCGCTGGAGTTCCATGATGAGGCCCTTCATGCGTTCCTCGAACTGGCCGCGGTACTTGGTACCGGCGACCATCGCCGCCACGTCGAGCGTCACGACGCGCTTGTTCACGAGCAGGTCGGGAATCTTCTTCTGCACAATCTTCTGCGCGAGGCCCTCGATAATCGCGGTCTTGCCCACGCCGGGTTCGCCAATGAGCGCCGGGTTGTTCTTCTTGCGGCGGCAGAGAATCTGGATGAGGCGCTCGATTTCGGATTCGCGCCCGATAATCGGGTCGAGCTTGCCCGCACGCGCCATCGCGGTGAGGTCGCGCCCGAAGTGGTCGAGAATCGGGGTCTTGGACTTGGAACCGCCGCGCATCTCGCGCCCGCCCTGCTGCTGGCGCGGTCCCTCTTCGGGGATATCCTGCGGGGCGTTGCCGTCGCCGCTATGCTTGAGCTGGTCGAGCGTCTGCTGGAAATTTTCGTACGTTATGTTGTATGTGGAAAGGATTCCAACCGCAGGGGAATCTACCTGCTGGAGAATCGCGAGCATCAGGTGTTCGGGGCCGATATACTGGTCGCCTTCTTCCTTCGCGATTTTTGCAGCATTGAAAAGCACCGCCTTCGCGCGAACCGTAAACTGCAACAGGCCATCGCGCGGGTTGCCGCCGATGGTCATGAGCCCGCCGTTCGAGGAGAGCGAACGCTGGATATCCTCGCTCAGGTCCACGAGGTTAATCCGGAGCGCCTTGAGGGTCTCTACCGCAAAGCCCGAATCCTCGCGCACGAGGCCCAGGAGCAGGTGCTCGGTCGAAACGCAGTCGCTCCCGAGGTTGCGCGCCGCCATGCGGGCGGCCTGGAGCACGGCCTT
The Fibrobacter sp. UWR3 genome window above contains:
- a CDS encoding ATP-dependent Clp protease ATP-binding subunit encodes the protein MADNNGIFSAKAKAVLQAARMAARNLGSDCVSTEHLLLGLVREDSGFAVETLKALRINLVDLSEDIQRSLSSNGGLMTIGGNPRDGLLQFTVRAKAVLFNAAKIAKEEGDQYIGPEHLMLAILQQVDSPAVGILSTYNITYENFQQTLDQLKHSGDGNAPQDIPEEGPRQQQGGREMRGGSKSKTPILDHFGRDLTAMARAGKLDPIIGRESEIERLIQILCRRKKNNPALIGEPGVGKTAIIEGLAQKIVQKKIPDLLVNKRVVTLDVAAMVAGTKYRGQFEERMKGLIMELQRVSNSVILFIDELHTIVGAGGAEGSLDASNIFKPALARGELQCIGATTIDEYRKYIEKDAALERRFQTILVNPPNSEDSIQILEGLRPKYEQHHKVHYTPEAIRAAVTLAERYISERFLPDKAIDVLDETGARVKLNSIKVPQDLLDMESELAEVLSKKEEAVANQDYENAAKCRAREEELQSSIAERRKQLQEEGQETPVVDESDIRDCISKMTGIPVSRLGGEETQKLLHLGEEIKQRIIGQDAAVDAIVKSIRRTRAGIRSSKRPMGSFLFLGPTGVGKTELAKVLSLSLFGSEESMIRIDMSEYMEKHSVSRLIGAPPGYVGFEEGGGQLTEKVRKKPYSVVLLDEIEKAHPDIYNILLQILDDGILTDSYGRKINFKNTIIIMTSNAGAREVRHSGGMGFTKEGETDDYERMENAIREEVKRVFSPEFLNRIDEQIVFRALSKKDLVSVVDIQMGFLQKNISDRGILLEISQEAKEFIVNNNYDSTLGARPIRRSIQNLVEDAIAEGLLLGTLTDFSTISIGVENGKLSFKCEKIQS